From the Alphaproteobacteria bacterium genome, the window GCGCGTCGGCTTGCTTCGGCTCGATTATCTGCTGAAGGTAAAGAAGGAATAGAAGCATTTTTAGCAAAACGGACACCCTCATGGGCCTTGTGAAAGAGTGTCAAATAAACGGTATTAAGCGGCTTCTGGTTGCAAACCGGGGGGAGATTTCCTGCCGTATTCAAGCGACATGCCATCGTCTTGGTATCGAAACCATTGCAGTGGGCTCTTCTATAGAACAAGACACTCTCCATATGCAAATGGCCGATCAGGCCGTGGTCATTGGGACCCCTGAGGCAAGGGATAGTTACCTAAATGGTTATGCTATTATTCAAGCGGCTCTTCAGTATGGTGCTGAGGCAATTCACCCCGGCTATGGTTTTTTGTCTGAAAATGCAGATTTTGCTGACGAGGTAAGGAAAGCGGGTTTAATCTTTATTGGACCTTCATCTGAAGCCATTCGCGTAATGGGATCAAAAACTCAAGCAAAATCTATAGCTGAGTCTGTTCACATACCGGTTATTTGCGGATATCATGGAGAAGGGGATCTACTTAATGAAGCAGAAAATCTAGGATTTCCTTTGCTGATTAAAGCTTCTTACGGTGGGGGTGGGAAGGGGATGCGTCGGGTCAATGAAGTCAGCGAATTTAATGACGCTTTGGCGGCTTGCAGACGTGAAGCGATGGCTGCATTTGGTAATGATCAGGTTATGTTGGAAAAGTACTTGGTTCGACCTCGTCATATAGAAGTACAAATTTTGGAGATTCTTTTGGAAAATGTATCGTTTTGTCTGATCGGGACTGTTCCTTACAACGCCGCCATCAGAAAGTCATTGAAGAAGCTCCTGCCCCTAATCTTTCCTCTTCTTTACGGACTAAACTTCATGAAGCCGCCTTGTGCATTGCAAAGTTAGTTGCTTATGAAGGCTTGGGAACAGTAGAGTTTTTAGTAACCCACGACAGTGAATTCTATTTTTTGGAAATGAATACGAGATTACAAGTCGAGCATCCCGTTACGGAGTTAATCCTGGGGATAGATGTTGTGGAGTGGCAGATACGCGTAGCTGCGGGAGAACCCTTATCTTTGCAAGAAGTGCAATATCCGCAAGGGCATGCTGTTGAAGCTCGACTATATGCTGAAGATGGAGAAAATAACTTTTTACCCTCAACAGGAACAATTACAAAGCTGAATTTCCCCATTAAAACAAATCTGCGTGTTGATACAGGCAGTCGTGCAGGCGATGCGGTTACCATATATTACGATCCGATGATTGCTAAGTTGATTGTTTGGGGAAAAAACCGCGAAGAAGCTTTGCAAGGGTTATCAGATGCTTTATTTGAAACTCAATTAAAGGGAATAAGAACAAACCAATCCTTTCTTCAAAATTTGCTGAGTCATCCCGAGGTATTAACGAGGGCACCTGATATTGATTTTATTGATCGGTATGTTGATCACCTCAAGAAGAATGTACCAGAAGTTGCTTATCTCTTAGCTGCATTATGGTTATATGATCATAATTTACGCGCTCCAAACGTATCACCTTGGGAGCAGGGGGATGGTTGGCGCCTCAATATTCCCCCCGTTCATTATTTTCCCCTTCAAGGAAAAGAAGCTGTTTCTGTTCTCCCAAAACAACGTAAATTGGCGCTTCATTTTGAGGGCAAAAATTATCAATCTCACTTCCCCCGCATTTCGTTGGGTAATGAAATTGATGTTTCAATCGATGGAAAAAAATATCAGGGTAAAATTGTTAAGAAAGATCAGGAAATTCATGTGAGTTTAGAAAATGAGTTTTATATCTTGAAATTGGGAACATTGACTTCGCAGCAAGAGATCATAAATCAAGGATCTGCTCCTCTTACCTCACCTATGCCTGGACGCATTGTCTCAGTCATGGTGGCCTTGAATGAAATGGTTGAAGCGGGCCAACCCTTGGTTGTTTTAGAAGCAATGAAGATGGAACATACGATTCGAGCACCCCACAATGGTATTGTAGATCTTCTTCCATTTTCATCCGGGGATTTTTGCGATGAGGGAGTTGAATTGATTCGACTAAAAGGTCTTCTTTAAAAAAAGTCCTATTTCTCAATCTACTCCGTGATAGGATGAAGATGAGTGTTTTCTAGATGACAATTATGGAAATAATTTAGCTTTATGACCAAGCCAGCTATTAGCATCGTTGAAGTTGGTCCACGTGATGGACTTCAAAATGAATCAAAAATCATGACAGTTGGACAGCGTGTTCAACTCATAGATTTATTATCAGATTGCGGTTTTGCAGAAATTGAAGTGGGCAGTTTTGTTTCGCCAAAGTGGATTCCTCAAATGGCGAATACAGACCTTGTCTATCGTCAAATTCAACAAAATATGACTTGTCGCTATTCTGTGCTCGTTCCCAATGAACAAGGAATGGCACAGGCGGTTGCTGCAGGTGTTCATGAAATATCAATTTTTACAGCCGCTTCAGAAACCTTTAGCCAAAAAAATATTAACTGCTCAATTGATGAAAGTTTTGAGCGCTTTAAGCCCCTCATGAAGACAGCGAGAGATCAGGAAATTCGAGTGCGAGGTTATGTCTCTTGTTCCATTGCTTGTCCTTTTGAAGGAGCAATTTCTGCAGATGTTGTTGGAAATATTGCTTGGCGCTTGATGGATTTAGGATGTGCTGAAATTTCTTTGGGGGATACGATTGGGCAGGGAACAATTCAAACAATTGGCACACTTGTTAAAACTGTAAGAAATCAGGTGCCGGTAGAAAAATTGGCCATTCATTGTCATGATACTTATGGGGGTGCGATCCAGAATGTTCTTGAAGCCTTACGCCAAGGTATTCGTATTGTTGATTCAGCGATTTATGGGCTAGGGGGGTGCCCTTATGCAACGGGTAAAAATGGCGAAAAAGCCACGGGAAATGTGGCGACAGAAGCGATTCTAGCTGCATTAAAGGAAGAAGGATATCTCACAAATATAAATGAACAGGCTGTCACGCGGGCTTCACAGTTTGTGGACACATGGATGCATGGAAATTAAGCCATTAAGGGGAATATATTATTTTATGTAACCGATCTTTGGTGACAAGTAATATTAAAACCTGTATTTTACAGTAGTTCTCTTAATAGGGCACATAAAGCTGGATAACAACTAAGGTATTTGTTTATGGATAATTTTCTTGTAACGTTGTGGGACTCTCTTAAACAAAGGAGCATTCAAACGATCCTTTTTCTCGTAGCTTATGTATTGATTGCCCCTTATTTGCCCCGTGAAATCCATGAAGGATTATATACAATAAGTTTATTTATGAAGGATACCTTAATATGGATTATGCCTTTAACCGTCGGATTTTTTATTGCTTACACGGTTAATTCCTTTGAACGACAAGCTCCCCTTTTTGTTCTTGTTTTATTGATCTTTGAAACATGCTCAAACTTCTCGAGTGTTTGGTATGCTTTTGGAAGTGCT encodes:
- a CDS encoding hydroxymethylglutaryl-CoA lyase is translated as MTKPAISIVEVGPRDGLQNESKIMTVGQRVQLIDLLSDCGFAEIEVGSFVSPKWIPQMANTDLVYRQIQQNMTCRYSVLVPNEQGMAQAVAAGVHEISIFTAASETFSQKNINCSIDESFERFKPLMKTARDQEIRVRGYVSCSIACPFEGAISADVVGNIAWRLMDLGCAEISLGDTIGQGTIQTIGTLVKTVRNQVPVEKLAIHCHDTYGGAIQNVLEALRQGIRIVDSAIYGLGGCPYATGKNGEKATGNVATEAILAALKEEGYLTNINEQAVTRASQFVDTWMHGN